AGCCACGCCAAGCCAccgtcatatttattatattgtttaattttaaaccaaCCATGAATTGGCATTGACTTTTTGTATTCAATCTAGACTTGGATCAATGACTAGTTTGGACTCAAGTTCACAGGCGTCAGATTCGAGGCCATCAACGCCACCACCGAGTTTGTCTGAAGTTTCATCACAAATAAAACGAGAAAACCATGAAGATGTTCTTACTCTTAATCAAATGAAGTCTAAGaaatataaaactgataataattaatatatctacacaattttacattttacacttataacatttattgaccattcataataatatttttgaaaatcaagGCTTTTTATGAAtcatatttaattctaaaaagttTAATTCTCTAAAGctattccaaattatttttatttttctatacggtaaaaactaaaaatgtgttaaaatagtgtttttattaatagataccagtattttattttattttgataactatatatttaattaaaaatattagttaattcatttggatatatatatatatgactatCTAGGTACgtgtatataaattttttttctatttttgtaacaatattcgTATTGAGTCAGTTTTAATAACCTTGTTTAAACAATTGAAGAgtttcataacattatattttgtaccaatttgtaacaattttgaatttataatgtatatttattactttaattatattactatagatGGATAAAGAATTAaatcttcaataatatatttatattgcatctATACtttatgtgttttaatttttttattcaagtggCATAAATCTATGACATGTCatgaaaagtatataattatattctaatcattatctatctattattatacaattaaaattttgtatatactgtagacattgtttaatatacacaaattctgaaattcgtaattttattaagttttatatttgttgataatGAAGAActgaaaagtaattttaaaactgaacttttactgttataattaatattgctaaatatacaataaatatagatCTTAAGAGGATGTTACACAGTCATTTGTTGTCTTTGTCTAACGAGTGCGTTACATAGCAAATGTATGCCTAGGAGAACATGTTTATCTCTGTTAGTTATAAATAAGAGTGAATTGGTATCTTCCCATCAAGTTTCAGAATAAGTCGATTAATACTAGTTTTTAAACTGAATGAATTAAATGAGATTTGTTGAgcataaatttgctatgttatgcacttgtaagacggagacaacaaatatctgcgtaacgtcctcttaaaacaaattctaacataatatttcaaatagtttttttaaaatcagtATTCAGTATGGTATCATTCTGTTCAACCTTCAATGTATGGACTATTGAATATGCACATTAAGTCTATGTTGGTCGCTAACTTGTGCATGTAACTTTACTACACGGAGTCCGTACAGATAATTGACTTGGTGGGGCATCGAGGTTCCTTCTAAACGCGAATGGAGTATAATTGTATAGCTGAAATAGTGCATAAGGTTAATCTATcaatgaaaaaacataaaaaatataacaattattttatatttcagataAGTTTCTTATAAgtcttatgttaaataaaaatatttcagtctgtgtattcaataaaattaaaaatataaaatttttaaaaaataaaacagttgaaACCATTTCAAAATAGAAATAGAATTCTATCTTTAATCTTGCCATAGTTTGTGGATTGCAATAAGAttcaaacaaaacataatattaacataaaattataataaactatttttatcatGAAGTGCACTTAACAACAAgtcaaactttttatttaatgtttcaaCGTTATTCtcaattgtattaatttgaaCAGCCATACTTTGAAGTTTGTCTTCTACTTTTTTTTCGAATTGTTTGAAACCAATCGACATGAACTTATTGCCCTCAGTATCACAATTCGGAAATTTAGAATTTTCCATATTATTGAAAATCgacattaaaatatcattattagttGATTTTGATTCTTTCAGACTtaacatagaaaataattttaaaagcatttaagtCTAATGGTTTTGACTCCAACAAATTTTGAACGTTCTGCATATTTATAGGGCCCAAAAATGTATTAGGATGCTCTTTCATATcggttaaataaattattatgccaAAAATCCAAACAAaatctgaattattatattgtttcaacttTAATGCACACTCTGTACTGTTAATGGGTATCAAAtgagaaaacattttaactccATCACTTAAAACATCATGATCTAAAGACTGATGTATAGACACATATTCTCCCGTCTTCCCAAACAGTTCTATGATTCTGGCCtggaaaacaacaaaaaaacaaattgttttcacTCAAGtctcaaacatatttataatgtaaaatgacGCAGTAGTACCTCAGAACACACAACTATTGTATTGATTACATGCATAGGATCACAATTGATGTTTATGAAAAAGTCGTTTAAATGTTCAGGTTTTTCGAAATTCACACCCTTGCAATCAAATTCCGTTATTAGTTGCAGGACGTCACtgcaacaataattatagtaaataatagttattaattacattgtaaaaataactgTATTACAGTTTGCTGGCATCAGTTTCCGACTGCTTTGGACTGGAAACGACACAGTCCTCAATGTCCATTCCACAAACGTTTGACTGCCAGTCACACTTAACTTTTACAGTGTTTGTATGATGCGTAGTGCAATTCGCAGGTTCGTCCGTCATCTCAATTCTCGAGTTAACAATGTCGACTATACTAGGGACTACAAATgctcaaaattaaacattttttttttatactgttaacTGTTATAATCTAAATACTGTTTACTTAAATACTGTATTACTGTTTTATTAGTGAATAGTGCTTACTGCTTACTTACAAGATATTTAGATAGTTATtatcaaatactatattatttgttattgcgttattcataaatcatagttAAACCGttgaaccataataatatagtatgatctATAATGTAATTCGTACTGTTATAGTAGTTTGTACTTATCTAATGTATTCGTGATCATGAAGActgattaatgtttataatttatataacacatgacaaaataactaggtatgtcagcaatatTACCGGTTTAGAAACAAATCGCGCACCCACCCTCCGCCCAGCCTTGTACTGTGACGTAAGCATTTCTCCGGTTCTCATtggtccgccgccgccgccgccgtcgactCCGCCACCACTTCACCGCCCCGCGTACCGTATTTGGTATCTAACGCAGGCACGgatccaacaatttttttacaacagaaatacaattttaataaaatattatactttattcttaatttaaaaatgttgtcataataatagtaatagactataggtaatcaatgtgataaataaattattga
This region of Acyrthosiphon pisum isolate AL4f unplaced genomic scaffold, pea_aphid_22Mar2018_4r6ur Scaffold_18676;HRSCAF=19358, whole genome shotgun sequence genomic DNA includes:
- the LOC100571111 gene encoding uncharacterized protein LOC100571111, which encodes MTDEPANCTTHHTNTVKVKCDWQSNVCGMDIEDCVVSSPKQSETDASKLDVLQLITEFDCKGVNFEKPEHLNDFFININCDPMHVINTIVVCSEARIIELFGKTGEYVSIHQSLDHDVLSDGVKMFSHLIPINSTECALKLKQYNNSDFVWIFGIIIYLTDMKEHPNTFLGPINMQNVQNLLESKPLDLNAFKIIFYVKSERIKIN